The genomic interval TGAAGAAATCGGTGATATGAAGTATGGAGAACGTGTTGGTGGTCATGTTTTAGATACTTCTGCATAACGTCACCTCTTAATACAGCAAAGTAACAAATGTGAAAACTGTCACGCTGCGCAGAAAATGTAATTGATTTAAAGCGTATGTTTGACATTACTTTTTAAGCCTTAGAGCCGCAAACATTTCTAAacgaaaaattgaaatttgtgttttaaaataatttgctttgtacaaaaaaaataattttaccGGTGTGAGCTCGTGAACGCTGCGGCATGGCAAATCAAGGGAATTGGGCTGATGCTAATCTAGTCCAAAGTCTCAACGAACAAAAACGTTATATTAATGATATGGAGAATGACATTCAGGAAATGCAGCAATACTATGAAAATGAGGTTGAGCAGTCCAAGTACAATGAAGAAGTCCTTAAGGTAAGTCAGCATATCTGGATGTTGCGTTATCGAGAGCAATCATCAATTGCTTTCAGTGCCGCTGCAATGAGCTCCAACAACAAGTGCTGACCCTCCAGCCGGCGCTGAAGCGTGCCGACCAGATGCAAATGGAGATCGATGTTTTACGCAACGAGCTGCGAAAACGTGACTTGGCTTTGAATGCCTACGATTGCCAGTACCAGCAGCTCATGGTAAGCATTGCTAATTAGAGGGATATTCAATTTTGTTGTCACTGTGCCTCTGTATACTTTCCAAgtataaaactaaaatgttcAAGAAATCTGGGTATCGGTACCTAGACGAATTGATAGAAAGTTGCAGTGATAATTGTTTCAAGGACACCGGAGGATTAGAGGATGATGGCGACGTGACATGTTAATGCCGTATCCTTTCTGTAgttaaattagaaaaaaaaattataagtgcacaaaatatataagttttataaGCATAAAGGGGATGAGAGGAAAGTCGTTAGGGTTCGTCCGGATTGTTGACGGCTTAAGCACATATTACGCCCTTTAACTTTCCCAAGCCCTGGCATTCAGTTTCAATCCAAAACTACTTATAATGATTTTCCTCTCTTATCccttgttttatatttcacaCACATTATAGACCGTCGTCTGTGAAATCAACCAAAAGTACGGAAATCACCGTGGTGACTGTCCCTCATTTAATATTCCAGACTTTCCAGAAGTTGGGGATGACCTGATTTTGTACACGAGTGCCACCATAAAACTCATCGTGAAAGACATGGCCAAACAAGCCTATTGGTTCGAGCAAATCAACGAGGATAAGTATTTTGGTAGTCAGACTACCAATAATATAGAAGACTGCATAACTGAGATGGATCGACTACGAACTTTGCTAAGGCAAAAGGATGGCCAGTTAGGCAATTTGATAGAGGAGAATGCGTGCATGTGGGAAGCTGCTGTCGAAAGCAAAAGACGACTCAACCAATTAAATAACCGAGTGCGTGAACTTCATAGAGACACAAAATATATGGAGGAGGGTATGTGCGCGGGTATTGGATTAATAAAGGATATTGATAAGGTTCGCGGAAAAGGAACTGAGCCCTCGGACTTACAGAAACAGAAATATTGTAAGTCTACGGACAGTTAGTAGGGCCTTGCGCGACGGGATCGGACCCCAATGATCCCATCCCAAATGCGTCGTGCTGAAACATGCCTACACTCAAATAACGCGGCTTAATCTTAATTGAGGCTGGCAGTGCCaactaatataaatattcaatcaCTAGCGGtacacaaaatatatgaaatatacaattcttttcatttttcacgCGATCTATGGGTCGTC from Drosophila virilis strain 15010-1051.87 chromosome 2, Dvir_AGI_RSII-ME, whole genome shotgun sequence carries:
- the LOC6633041 gene encoding uncharacterized protein isoform X1 gives rise to the protein MANQGNWADANLVQSLNEQKRYINDMENDIQEMQQYYENEVEQSKYNEEVLKCRCNELQQQVLTLQPALKRADQMQMEIDVLRNELRKRDLALNAYDCQYQQLMTVVCEINQKYGNHRGDCPSFNIPDFPEVGDDLILYTSATIKLIVKDMAKQAYWFEQINEDKYFGSQTTNNIEDCITEMDRLRTLLRQKDGQLGNLIEENACMWEAAVESKRRLNQLNNRVRELHRDTKYMEEGMCAGIGLIKDIDKVRGKGTEPSDLQKQKYCKSTDS
- the LOC6633041 gene encoding uncharacterized protein isoform X2, with product MANQGNWADANLVQSLNEQKRYINDMENDIQEMQQYYENEVEQSKYNEEVLKCRCNELQQQVLTLQPALKRADQMQMEIDVLRNELRKRDLALNAYDCQYQQLMYKTKMFKKSGYRYLDELIESCSDNCFKDTGGLEDDGDVTC